In Leishmania braziliensis MHOM/BR/75/M2904 complete genome, chromosome 31, one genomic interval encodes:
- a CDS encoding protein kinase-like protein: MRREAAASAATGGAVSEQVVRLVRECEHRVRWRITEPLCKARLCPLGIDAVLRDTKPPGSETGAQCQRAPLHAEGDAGVPQKVRPREEKCTGPSLTSRQRFPDVRERYVLAMPDGTSTFRSVVPSMPAWIRDQHGLQWHLARRRGDIKSTPVSMWQKRVLALGSAGALCSVSYLMYREVHPVVAKAIRDAPLGPMSDTLRSATPIFVPSSCQEAAARRLFEKHQQLRHPNLLLCLGFSESIEGGMMSIWEFSPGGTLRELIFRYPRVKAVTINRFGLHALTALSYLHERGIAHGGVCLDNVLVSADGKCRLTGHSGDRKAACELFYVHQTCYISPRMATGALPTPQCDMFCFGLSTVEALTKEPCWKWATCEDGQSFGTSAELAELMKAGGKPFSDALVQGRVVVNVDLLRGSDVVDNYSRHVVESIIRCLSLDPSERPTAMEVRETSKEMLLQAGLTLEEDELAVSTSDDDTCD, from the coding sequence ATGCGTCGCGAGGcggctgccagcgccgcgacggGCGGCGCCGTGTCGGAGCAGGTGGTGCGGCTGGTGCGCGAGTGCGAGCACCGCGTGCGGTGGCGCATCACGGAGCCGCTGTGCAAGGCGCGCCTCTGTCCGCTCGGAATCGACGCAGTGCTACGCGACACCAAGCCGCCGGGCAGCGAGACCGGCGCGCAGTGCCAGCGCGCACCTCTGCACGCTGAAGGGGACGCGGGCGTGCCTCAGAAGGTCCGCCcgagggaagagaagtgcACCGGCCCCTCGCTGACATCGCGGCAGCGGTTTCCTGATGTGCGGGAGCGCTATGTATTAGCTATGCCAGACGGCACCAGCACCTTCCGTTCTGTGGTGCCCTCGATGCCTGCGTGGATACGGGACCAGCATGGGCTGCAATGGCATCTTGCGCGTCGCCGAGGCGACATCAAGTCCACCCCAGTATCTATGTGGCAGAAACGAGTATTGGCGCTGGGCTCTGCTGGAGCGCTATGCTCCGTTAGCTACCTGATGTATCGTGAGGTTCATCCTGTTGTAGCCAAAGCCATTCGTGATGCGCCACTGGGTCCCATGTCGGACACACTGCGCAGCGCTACCCCCATCTTCGTTCCCAGCTCATGCCAAGAAGCTGCGGCGCGACGGTTGTTCGagaagcaccagcagctgcgccatccAAACCTTCTGCTCTGTCTTGGCTTCTCAGAGTCAATCGAGGGTGGAATGATGTCTATCTGGGAGTTCAGCCCTGGCGGCACACTGCGTGAGCTCATTTTCCGCTATCCACGTGTAAAGGCGGTGACCATCAACCGCTTCGGTCTTCACGCCCTCACCGCTCTGTCGTATTTACACGAGCGGGGAatcgcgcacggcggcgtgTGCCTCGACAACGTCCTCGTTAGCGCGGATGGCAAGTGCCGCTTAACTGGGCACTCAGGTGACAGGAAAGCGGCATGCGAGCTCTTCTACGTACATCAAACGTGCTACATAAGTCCACGAATGGCCACTGGCGCTCTGCCCACTCCGCAGTGTGACATGTTTTGCTTTGGACTCTCGACTGTCGAGGCATTGACAAAGGAGCCCTGCTGGAAGTGGGCCACCTGCGAGGACGGCCAGTCGTTCGGGACTTCAGCAGAGCTCGCAGAGCTAATGAAGGCTGGCGGGAAGCCGTTCAGCGATGCGCTGGTGCAGGGCCGTGTCGTAGTGAATGTAGATCTCCTGAGAGGTTCGGATGTGGTCGACAACTACAGCAGACATGTAGTGGAATCCATCATACGTTGCCTCTCACTTGACCCTTCCGAGCGCCCCACTGCGATGGAAGTACGGGAGACGAGCAAGGAAatgctgctgcaggctgGGCTCACATTGGAGGAAGACGAATTGGCTGTCTCTACTTCCGACGATGATACATGTGATTGA